A single genomic interval of Spinacia oleracea cultivar Varoflay chromosome 6, BTI_SOV_V1, whole genome shotgun sequence harbors:
- the LOC110792765 gene encoding 23 kDa jasmonate-induced protein-like: protein MANPFGQVVDNDKLDEMPRYVDEPKSQEDRAREAMNLMNEYDKNGKARKYVEGVKVDYGNGVTTLCMVYNATGETLYYSTSRDWYGFIGRTPYPFEIGNGQWASFLHVKKTSASSGSEAALVFRGMNRNGQSRDFLVAWSSPWSAFYTNKAYSDVGVVGSFNGSWSTVYNNLQNKGGYTQETNKDGVNIEVSTATGTSPLFIARIKTPFSP, encoded by the exons ATGGCAAATCCCTTTGGTCAAGTAGTTGATAATGACAAGTTAGATGAGATGCCTAGGTACGTAGACGAACCCAAAAGCCAGGAAGATAGAGCAAGAGAAGCAATGAATCTGATGAATGAGTATGACAAGAATGGAAAGGCAAGAAAATATGTAGAGGGAGTTAAGGTAGACTATGGTAATGGAGTCACCACATTGTGTATGGTTTACAATGCTACTGGAGAAACTCTCTATTACTCCACTAGTAGAGATTGGTACGGCTTCATTGGTCGTACACCTTATCCTTTCGAGATTGGTAATGGCCAATGGGCGTCTTTCCTCCATGTCAAAAAGACCAGTGCCTCCTCTGGTTCAGAGGCGGCACTGGTCTTCCGTGGTATGAACAGAAATGGACAATCCCGTGACTTTCTCGTCGCTTGGTCTAGCCCATGGTCAGCTTTCTACACAAACAAG GCTTATAGTGATGTAGGTGTTGTTGGGAGTTTTAATGGAAGTTGGAGTACCGTATATAATAACTTGCAGAATAAAGGCGGGTATACACAAGAGACCAACAAAGATGGAGTTAACATAGAAGTTTCTACTGCTACGGGCACTTCTCCGTTATTTATAGCAAGAATTAAAACCCCGTTTAGTCCATGA